A stretch of the Papaver somniferum cultivar HN1 chromosome 6, ASM357369v1, whole genome shotgun sequence genome encodes the following:
- the LOC113290011 gene encoding uncharacterized protein LOC113290011: MMKLIPFLRTTRIPPTLLEKVGLPQCRFIHKYVPRDPKDPPKLYRYPTSYDPYGPRPPPSDKIIQLAERMAALPPEELAQVGPTLRNKLHHPKMQRIDSECTGLGSQGGASAGPAKVEEKKAEKTAFDVKLEKFDAASKIKVIKEVRAFTSLGLKEAKELVEKAPVIMKQGVTKEEADGIIEKLKAIGGVAVME, encoded by the coding sequence ATGATGAAGCTCATTCCATTTCTCCGAACTACTCGTATCCCTCCCACTCTCCTGGAAAAAGTTGGTCTGCCGCAATGTCGTTTCATCCATAAGTACGTTCCCAGAGATCCAAAGGATCCGCCAAAGCTTTATAGATACCCAACTTCCTATGATCCATATGGCCCTAGACCCCCACCATCTGACAAGATCATTCAGCTTGCTGAACGTATGGCTGCCTTACCTCCCGAAGAACTCGCACAGGTTGGTCCCACTTTAAGAAACAAGCTACATCATCCTAAAATGCAACGAATTGACTCAGAATGTACGGGCCTTGGTTCTCAAGGCGGGGCTTCTGCTGGGCCTGCAAAGGTAGAAGAGAAGAAGGCAGAGAAAACAGCATTCGATGTTAAGCTTGAGAAATTCGATGCGGCCTCAAAGATCAAGGTTATCAAAGAGGTTAGAGCATTTACTAGTCTAGGATTAAAGGAGGCTAAGGAACTGGTGGAGAAGGCGCCTGTTATAATGAAGCAAGGAGTTACCAAGGAGGAGGCTGACGGTATTATAGAGAAACTCAAAGCGATCGGGGGTGTCGCAGTGATGGAGTGA
- the LOC113291748 gene encoding vinorine synthase-like: protein MNRPLSVQVNVFDNCGGIVIGLCISHKLADGSSIMAFINDWATVARGISSNDHCRQIKGPTFELQSLFAGKDLPGSTPPTLLVTDEVLVAKSLVFGASKIAELKAKGIIREESSDAVEQCQPTRIEALSALIWRCFIDIDQAKNKGSAAVSDYEAAHAVNMRTRMVPSLPTNSFGNMYTMSRAICVVMNDECTATRDLDLVGKIKDSFKKINSDYVRELQSSDTGLSAMETDGENRLRGQTVKLNFSSWCRFPIYEADFGWGKPTWVGACTAPLKNLVWLKDTSSGDGIEATVIFGKNEMAEYERHEELLAYIS from the coding sequence ATGAATAGGCCCCTGTCCGTCCAAGTAAATGTTTTCGACAATTGTGGCGGCATAGTGATTGGTCTGTGCATCTCTCACAAGCTAGCTGATGGATCTTCAATCATGGCTTTCATCAACGATTGGGCTACTGTTGCGCGCGGTATTTCTAGTAATGATCATTGTCGGCAAATAAAAGGTCCAACTTTTGAATTGCAATCTCTTTTTGCAGGGAAAGACTTACCAGGTTCTACTCCCCCAACCTTACTTGTGACAGATGAAGTATTAGTTGCTAAGAGTCTCGTGTTTGGGGCTTCCAAAATAGCTGAACTCAAGGCAAAAGGCATAATCCGTGAAGAATCCAGTGATGCTGTAGAACAGTGCCAGCCAACTCGTATTGAGGCCCTGTCGGCTCTTATATGGAGGTGTTTCATAGATATAGATCAAGCCAAAAACAAGGGATCTGCTGCAGTAAGCGATTACGAGGCGGCACATGCAGTAAATATGAGGACCAGGATGGTTCCATCGTTGCCAACAAACTCTTTTGGGAATATGTATACCATGTCGCGTGCAATATGCGTTGTGATGAATGACGAGTGCACTGCCACACGAGATCTCGATTTGGTGGGAAAAATCAAGGATTCCTTTAAGAAAATCAACAGTGACTATGTAAGAGAACTGCAAAGTTCGGATACCGGCTTAAGTGCCATGGAGACGGACGGAGAAAATAGGTTAAGGGGTCAAACAGTGAAGCTAAACTTCAGTAGTTGGTGTAGATTTCCAATATATGAAGCAGACTTTGGATGGGGAAAGCCAACATGGGTAGGTGCTTGTACTGCACCTCTGAAGAATCTTGTTTGGTTGAAGGATACTAGTTCAGGAGATGGAATTGAAGCAACAGTTATCTTTGGTAAGAATGAAATGGCTGAATATGAGCGTCATGAGGAACTTTTAGCATACATTTCTTAA
- the LOC113290010 gene encoding membralin-like protein At1g60995 gives MDPEQTFIRVQERFSQMLTPRIRATLEYFYLIVAVFLFCLLVVLHANYVQQPGCSSELSLVETSDAQLVHIKITSIGLLSASESNEFEELDPQLSTDNLEVQNVNGDGLMSLGAKFWSHWIGSGARRSRLVLKSWKTDGEYVASQGDSSVDSGSRSKTDVDEMDIKVDAEDPDHSLPVSAMESFKSVIMRLCGKWHRRFSSLWVNVKHLLWSISQLRSVAGTNMPIDVPKWLHTFHLDKINSFAVQWLEKRGKSFEPTYLYTVEKGYFLLSEDAKSRSNIRTVNISISARHSCLGNRWQQLIINRFVGYDTILMNSLLSSPGQGYLYNYQTKEFYDLSYAHQVTEGSTKFGDYLVTKCGVLIMSLFVFFTTTMSVSFTLRETQTRMLKFTVQLQHHARHQLPTFQLIFVHVIESLVFVPIMIGILFFLFEFYDDQLLAFMVLILVWLCELFTLISVRTPISMKFFPRFFLLYFLVFHIYFFSYTYGFSYLAFATTAVFMQHLILYFWNRFEVPALQRFIQNRRTHFQQQPNIHITSSTILASTLHIARLNMRNPVPVPLHVNNQHSTEHGQRSDSTAVPTPVTVPAGIPPNDIRTGASESFRGLNERPNNSQLQSQEPPPPTSGAANPSSLNPISSLLLGILGGASSESLSSFRSLFRDVRDNQGQVYPDSPRQQEINTSSTPTVAPARLNSSTGTTVDQ, from the exons ATGGATCCAGAACAAACCTTCATACGGGTTCAAGAACGATTCTCACAGATGCTAACACCAAGAATACGAGCTACTCTTgaatatttctatttgattgttgctgtttttcttttctgtttgttGGTTGTCTTGCACGCCAATTATGTCCAACAG CCTGGCTGTTCAAGTGAGCTTTCTCTTGTTGAAACATCAGATGCACAACTTGTTCACATCAAG ATAACCAGCATTGGGTTACTGAGTGCATCTGAATCGAATGAATTTGAAGAATTAGATCCTCAACTGTCGACAGATAACTTGGAAGTTCAAAACGTAAATGGAGACGGATTAATGTCTTTGGGTGCAAAGTTTTGGTCACACTGGATAGGGTCAGGAGCTAGGAGAAGTAGATTAGTGTTAAAATCTTGGAAGACAGACGGCGAATATGTAGCATCTCAAGGTGATAGCTCAGTTGACTCTGGTAGCAGATCTAAGACAGATGTTGATGAGATGGATATAAAGGTTGATGCCGAAGATCCAGACCACAGTCTGCCTGTGTCTGCCATGGAGTCCTTTAAATCTGTAATAATGCGCCTCTGTGGGAAATGGCATAGGCGTTTCTCTTCCTTGTGGGTAAATGTAAAACATCTCTTGTGGAGCATCAGCCAGTTAAGG AGTGTTGCAGGAACAAACATGCCTATAGATGTCCCCAAGTGGTTGCATACGTTTCACTTGGATAAGATTAACTCATTTGCAG TTCAATGGCTTGAGAAGAGAGGGAAATCTTTTGAGCCTACTTATTTGTATACCGTGGAGAAG GGTTATTTCTTGCTGTCTGAAGATGCTAAATCTCGAAGCAACATACGCACTGTTAACATTAGCATTTCTGCTCGACATTCTTGCCTTGGAAACAG GTGGCAGCAACttatcatcaacagatttgtcgGATATGATACAATTTTAATGAATAGTTTGTTGAGCTCTCCTGGTCAAG GTTATTTGTACAACTATCAGACGAAGGAATTCTATGATCTTAGTTATGCACACCAAGTAACCGAAGGTTCTACCAAATTCGGAG ACTATCTCGTAACTAAGTGCGGTGTGCTCATTATGTCGCTCTTTGTCTTCTTCACAACGACGATGTCAGTGTCATTTACGCTGAGGGAAACCCAGACTCGGATGCTGAAGTTCACAG TGCAGCTTCAACACCATGCCCGACATCAACTCCCGACTTTCCAGTTGATCTTTGTGCATGTAATTGAGTCGCTGGTCTTTGTTCCG ATTATGATCGGCATCCTCTTTTTCCTGTTCGAGTTTTACGATGATCAACTCCTGGCTTTCATGGTCTTAATTCTTGTctggttatgtgaattatttacACTGATCag TGTTCGCACACCCATATCAATGAAGTTCTTCCCGCGTTTCTTCTTGCTCTACTTCCTAGTGTTTcacatttatttcttttcttatacATATG gtttttcaTACTTGGCCTTCGCAACTACTGCAGTGTTCATGCAGCACCTTATATTGTACTTCTGGAACCGCTTTGAG GTCCCTGCTCTGCAAAGATTTATACAGAACAGACGAACTCATTTCCAGCAGCAACCAAACATACACATTACCTCATCGACAATCCTTGCTTCAACGCTTCACATAGCGAGATTAAACATGAGGAACCCAGTTCCAGTCCCACTTCATGTCAATAATCAGCATTCTACCGAGCATGGGCAGAGATCTGATTCTACTGCAGTTCCTACTCCTGTAACTGTCCCTGCTGGGATCCCACCAAATGACATTCGTACTGGTGCATCAGAATCCTTTCGCGGACTTAATGAAAGACCCAACAATTCACAGTTGCAGTCACAGGAACCACCACCTCCAACTTCAGGAGCTGCTAATCCTAGCTCGTTGAATCCAATCAGTTCTCTGTTGTTGGGTATCCTCGGAGGTGCTTCTTCAGAAAGCTTGAGCTCGTTCCGTTCCCTTTTCAGAGATGTAAGAGATAATCAAGGCCAAGTGTACCCAGATTCTCCTCGGCAACAAGAGATTAACACCTCATCCACACCCACTGTTGCACCTGCAAGGCTGAATTCTTCCACAGGAACCACAGTAGATCAATGA